A genomic segment from Saprospiraceae bacterium encodes:
- a CDS encoding restriction endonuclease has product MKEKESIKNITLINSGLSTSLSQTMANLEKFNFKYPEIPEVAKAALRIQQMTEPFTKFQNQINSYLSVFNSPQFQSIAFKHAETINRISQINSVPFAQIAERLNTTFDKLRVLDFDLYDDLEEEEFYSPAIISEISDIKKSIQKIYEDNQFLYKLKSRKFEEIIAELLYNRGFEVELTKQTRDNGYDILALNKISGFTNKYLVECKKYAANRPIGIGIIRSFCDVIKEEKANKGIIFTTSYFTKPSEDRKKKEGHLLDFVNRDDLLDWVKDYLKIDKKKTAQNNAYLVRRAKSLLNTVRPMKS; this is encoded by the coding sequence ATGAAAGAGAAGGAATCAATAAAAAATATAACATTGATTAATAGTGGATTAAGCACTTCGCTTTCTCAGACAATGGCAAATCTTGAAAAATTTAATTTCAAATATCCTGAGATTCCAGAAGTAGCAAAAGCGGCATTGAGAATTCAGCAGATGACGGAACCGTTTACTAAATTTCAAAATCAAATAAATTCTTATCTAAGCGTTTTTAATAGTCCACAATTTCAATCGATTGCTTTTAAGCATGCAGAAACGATTAACCGAATATCTCAAATAAATAGCGTTCCTTTTGCCCAAATAGCTGAACGATTAAACACAACTTTTGATAAATTAAGAGTCTTAGATTTTGATTTATACGATGATTTAGAAGAAGAAGAATTCTATTCTCCTGCAATCATTTCTGAAATCAGCGATATTAAAAAGTCTATCCAAAAAATTTACGAGGACAATCAGTTTCTATACAAATTGAAATCCAGGAAGTTTGAAGAAATAATCGCTGAACTATTATATAACAGAGGATTTGAAGTTGAATTAACCAAACAAACCAGAGATAACGGATACGACATACTTGCTCTCAATAAAATAAGTGGATTCACAAATAAGTATTTAGTTGAATGTAAAAAATACGCTGCAAATCGCCCAATTGGAATAGGTATCATACGAAGTTTTTGCGATGTGATTAAAGAAGAGAAAGCGAATAAAGGAATCATTTTTACGACATCGTATTTCACTAAGCCATCTGAGGATAGAAAGAAAAAAGAAGGACATTTATTAGATTTCGTAAATAGAGATGATTTGTTAGATTGGGTTAAAGATTATTTAAAAATAGATAAAAAAAAAACAGCACAGAACAATGCATACCTGGTGCGACGAGCAAAGTCGCTTTTAAATACTGTTAGACCAATGAAAAGCTGA
- a CDS encoding DUF1877 family protein, whose product MGMLAHYYQINKEQTDNVLQKICSSSNNFYEVISNREGIQNHLDIDKSWLNLVEVFKDIHVDDLEPNIGEIIFYGNDLNKSYELDGLLNYTDFATVKKINKYLTSIPIENKDDFIKTFNSTQFTRFGEIDYSEYYDYLFLHLGNLKIFYLQCEKEESGVIISIG is encoded by the coding sequence ATGGGAATGTTAGCTCACTATTACCAAATTAATAAAGAACAAACAGATAATGTTTTGCAAAAAATTTGCTCAAGCAGTAATAATTTTTACGAAGTGATATCCAATAGAGAAGGCATTCAAAATCATTTAGATATAGACAAATCCTGGCTAAACTTAGTGGAAGTTTTTAAAGATATCCATGTTGACGATTTAGAACCAAATATCGGTGAAATTATTTTTTATGGTAATGACCTCAATAAATCTTACGAACTTGATGGGTTATTGAATTATACTGATTTTGCAACAGTCAAAAAGATAAATAAATACCTTACATCAATTCCAATTGAGAATAAAGATGATTTTATTAAGACATTTAATTCAACTCAATTCACAAGATTTGGAGAAATAGATTATAGTGAATATTATGATTATTTGTTTCTTCATTTGGGGAATTTGAAAATATTTTATTTGCAATGTGAAAAGGAAGAATCTGGAGTAATTATAAGTATTGGATAA
- a CDS encoding CDC27 family protein translates to MINIEEIHSKINDIRILVSQNKIEKAITKLIEYSNWINDKKLRNSILLTCARYNKNKEDSLLGVNDSLIDRNSSILSLLEFLDELENASIDKSNSQEKKLSLTIIQEVDIKKSYDLLLRDSLNFESLSQDKKEELYIRLLKVKKFMFEKIDDKFKHDYPNIIFNRIFFAKNLERDEIKEISTIPNDKSFTWVDKSIIVSALSLSLINNFNIEKVDLLLNFIHSFEDKVWHRALVGLVLGLHQRENKILLYPKLIKKLERLQEIEDVQKGIRIITSALNLENYKNCFRNSSDLLANQFKVLRKVEQWFLPFYDENPVLEKIKIDLPNIEKIERLPFLLTNDRHLCNSQKYAICLSLHSWEPSKIKELIKDLEGAEACTREHVYDSYIADFYFFFKEFPAFELTNIFQQKINIYNTSLVDILIKEDKRNLFQGLIAYESKDYRKAIEYFNESTNYNQDCQTYCLMGLSYYKTNNYKKAIEAQKSAYELDDKHFHSFEIIFKCHFRLNEYEEAVDNLIILKENEQDYEDLEEQLINLGIEKYKNGEIETATIIMENLFRLNPDNCGYNSNAGFGYLLLGNYEKSKELNENSLKLEDCYLAHKNLGHYYLIQKNKPKAIEHYKSSFKLVSDTDMLSDLIREDFSFIDSEKVELSTFLNLEIEEKIKTEANKG, encoded by the coding sequence ATGATAAACATAGAAGAAATTCACAGTAAAATAAATGATATAAGGATTCTCGTTAGTCAAAACAAGATTGAAAAAGCCATAACTAAGCTAATTGAATACTCAAATTGGATTAATGATAAAAAACTTAGAAATAGTATACTCTTGACTTGTGCAAGGTATAATAAGAATAAAGAAGATTCATTGTTAGGAGTTAACGACTCTCTAATTGACAGGAATTCGTCGATATTATCTCTTTTAGAGTTTTTAGATGAGTTGGAAAATGCCTCAATTGATAAATCAAACTCTCAGGAAAAGAAATTATCCTTAACTATTATTCAAGAAGTTGATATTAAGAAATCATATGATTTACTGTTAAGGGATTCACTAAATTTTGAATCTCTTAGTCAAGATAAAAAGGAAGAACTCTATATAAGATTATTAAAAGTAAAAAAATTCATGTTTGAAAAAATCGATGACAAGTTTAAACATGATTATCCTAATATTATATTTAACAGAATCTTTTTTGCCAAAAACCTTGAACGAGATGAAATCAAAGAAATCTCTACTATTCCTAATGACAAATCGTTTACTTGGGTTGACAAAAGCATTATAGTAAGTGCTTTAAGTCTAAGTCTAATAAATAATTTCAACATCGAGAAAGTTGATTTACTTCTAAACTTCATCCACTCCTTCGAAGATAAAGTATGGCATAGGGCTCTTGTAGGATTGGTACTTGGACTACATCAAAGAGAGAATAAAATACTATTATATCCTAAATTGATAAAGAAATTAGAGAGGTTACAAGAAATAGAAGATGTTCAAAAGGGAATCAGAATAATTACTTCAGCATTAAATTTAGAAAACTACAAAAATTGCTTTAGAAACTCATCTGACTTATTAGCTAATCAATTTAAAGTATTAAGAAAAGTAGAGCAATGGTTTCTACCCTTTTACGATGAAAACCCTGTATTAGAAAAGATAAAAATTGATTTACCCAATATTGAAAAGATTGAACGATTGCCATTTTTATTAACTAATGATAGGCATTTGTGCAACTCTCAAAAATATGCAATATGTCTATCGTTACATTCTTGGGAGCCAAGTAAGATAAAAGAGTTAATCAAAGACCTTGAAGGTGCAGAAGCATGTACACGAGAACATGTTTATGACTCTTATATTGCAGATTTTTATTTTTTCTTCAAAGAATTTCCAGCCTTTGAATTAACCAATATTTTTCAGCAAAAAATAAATATATATAATACTTCTTTAGTTGATATTTTAATTAAGGAAGACAAACGGAATTTATTTCAAGGATTAATAGCTTATGAGAGCAAAGATTATAGAAAAGCAATAGAATACTTTAATGAATCAACCAATTACAACCAAGATTGTCAAACTTATTGTCTTATGGGATTAAGTTACTATAAAACAAATAATTATAAGAAGGCTATTGAAGCACAAAAGTCTGCCTATGAATTAGACGATAAACATTTTCATAGTTTTGAAATCATTTTTAAATGTCACTTTAGATTAAATGAATATGAAGAAGCTGTTGACAATCTAATAATTCTAAAAGAAAATGAGCAAGACTATGAAGATTTGGAAGAACAACTTATAAACTTAGGAATCGAAAAATATAAAAATGGAGAAATTGAGACTGCAACAATAATTATGGAAAATTTATTTCGGCTAAACCCAGACAATTGTGGATATAACTCTAATGCTGGTTTTGGCTACCTATTACTCGGCAATTATGAAAAAAGTAAAGAGTTGAATGAAAATTCATTAAAATTAGAAGATTGTTATTTGGCACATAAAAACTTAGGTCATTATTATTTAATTCAAAAAAACAAACCCAAAGCAATTGAACACTATAAGTCCTCCTTCAAATTAGTATCGGATACAGATATGCTCTCTGACTTGATAAGAGAAGATTTTTCGTTTATTGATAGTGAGAAGGTTGAATTATCTACATTTTTAAATTTAGAAATAGAAGAAAAAATAAAAACTGAAGCGAACAAAGGCTAA
- a CDS encoding transposase has translation MKPIYIILDNARYQKCQFVKYIAWQFNIQLIYLPAYSPNLNLIERLWKWVKKQALYATYYEDFNQFKKAIDNSIYLANNNKKHEILTLLNLKFQLF, from the coding sequence ATGAAGCCGATTTACATCATCCTTGATAATGCTCGGTACCAGAAATGCCAGTTTGTCAAATATATAGCATGGCAATTCAATATACAATTAATCTATTTGCCAGCTTATTCACCCAACCTTAACCTCATAGAACGTTTATGGAAATGGGTGAAAAAACAAGCTTTATATGCTACCTACTATGAAGACTTTAATCAATTTAAAAAGGCAATCGACAATAGCATTTATCTGGCTAACAATAATAAAAAACACGAAATCCTAACCCTCTTAAATCTCAAATTTCAACTGTTTTGA
- a CDS encoding DUF2625 domain-containing protein: MKMRPLEELINTEEPGWELIEDWRKEAKNGIEILPKDSIQADSALYRTQVTTRSPMGAIIYETGGILVDNGWIRILGSGSDRLKRNLPEWNKGKSFEEYGQAMPFLLIADDVIGGFFALNGGGFGNQDLGKIYYLSPDNLEWEPLEIGYSDFIFWAFTGEIDKFYEGLRWKKWKEEIKQMGADRAMNFFPFLWTKYDDLEKLNRKNVPIEEMWTLQMDLRKQMMNNDSK, translated from the coding sequence ATGAAAATGAGACCACTTGAAGAATTGATAAATACAGAAGAACCAGGCTGGGAATTAATTGAAGATTGGAGGAAAGAAGCAAAAAACGGAATCGAAATTTTGCCTAAAGATTCTATTCAAGCAGATTCAGCTTTATATCGAACTCAGGTAACAACGAGGTCGCCAATGGGAGCAATAATTTATGAAACAGGTGGAATCTTGGTAGATAATGGCTGGATAAGAATTTTAGGTTCAGGCTCAGATAGATTAAAAAGAAATTTACCAGAATGGAATAAAGGCAAATCATTTGAAGAATACGGACAAGCAATGCCCTTTTTATTAATCGCAGATGACGTAATTGGAGGATTCTTCGCTTTAAATGGTGGAGGATTCGGAAATCAAGATTTGGGAAAGATATATTATTTATCGCCAGACAATTTGGAATGGGAACCTCTTGAAATTGGATATTCAGATTTTATATTTTGGGCATTTACTGGCGAAATTGACAAATTTTATGAAGGTCTAAGGTGGAAAAAATGGAAAGAGGAAATAAAACAAATGGGAGCAGATAGAGCAATGAATTTTTTTCCATTCCTTTGGACAAAATATGATGACCTCGAGAAGCTAAATCGAAAAAATGTTCCTATCGAAGAAATGTGGACATTACAAATGGATTTACGAAAACAAATGATGAATAACGATAGTAAATAG
- a CDS encoding DDE-type integrase/transposase/recombinase, whose product MAAKILLSLNHVPGQELMVDFSGKKLEWVDLSTGQVHSCEVLVAVFPHSHYAFVIALASQQLAHFVHGLNQALSFFGGLPQVLLSDNLKSYVTRADRYEPTFTQLCEQLAAHYQLDLQATRVGKPKDKASVENAVGVVYNRIYGPLRNEVFSSLAALNEGIREQLDRHNAKAYQKKKKGVDKVFFRPTNAHK is encoded by the coding sequence TTGGCCGCAAAGATCTTGCTGAGTTTGAACCATGTTCCAGGTCAAGAACTGATGGTAGATTTTAGTGGAAAGAAACTTGAGTGGGTAGATCTCAGTACGGGCCAAGTCCATTCATGTGAAGTCCTGGTAGCGGTGTTTCCCCATAGCCATTATGCATTTGTCATTGCCTTGGCTAGTCAACAGCTTGCCCATTTTGTGCATGGTCTGAACCAAGCGCTGTCATTTTTTGGTGGCCTTCCTCAGGTCCTCTTATCGGATAATTTAAAATCTTATGTTACCAGGGCCGATAGATATGAACCCACTTTCACCCAATTATGTGAGCAATTAGCTGCCCACTATCAATTGGACTTACAGGCTACCCGAGTGGGTAAACCCAAGGATAAAGCCAGTGTGGAAAATGCTGTAGGTGTGGTCTATAACCGTATTTATGGCCCTTTAAGAAATGAAGTCTTCTCCAGTTTAGCGGCCCTAAACGAGGGCATTAGAGAACAACTTGATCGGCACAATGCCAAGGCTTATCAAAAAAAAAAGAAGGGAGTCGACAAAGTATTTTTCAGACCTACGAACGCCCACAAATGA
- a CDS encoding site-specific integrase, whose protein sequence is MKISISIHPKYPHRLQLQLPMKAAYWVEQLQGIKHVHYHEGGHFSMMYFPNTIPYLKQLYGDALSVEFDESLYPPLVFDKAIIKPKVIKEVASPKYASALDALEQWIHLKQYSYATLKSYKLCFIKFLWHFNDKDPQEISKSEICDYIHQLIKEKNISESAQNQMINAIKCYYENVLNRPRELYDITRPKKQQSLPQVLSAGEVRKILEAVPNLKHRTILMAVYSGGLRLVRWELNI, encoded by the coding sequence ATGAAAATTTCCATTTCAATCCACCCAAAATACCCCCACCGCCTACAGCTACAGCTACCCATGAAAGCCGCTTATTGGGTAGAACAATTGCAAGGGATCAAACATGTCCACTACCATGAAGGGGGGCATTTCTCGATGATGTATTTTCCTAATACGATTCCTTACTTGAAGCAGTTATATGGAGATGCGCTTAGTGTAGAATTTGATGAATCGCTTTATCCTCCGCTGGTCTTTGATAAGGCAATAATAAAACCCAAAGTGATAAAGGAGGTGGCATCGCCAAAGTATGCTAGCGCCCTAGATGCGTTGGAACAGTGGATTCATCTAAAGCAATACAGCTATGCGACCTTGAAATCGTATAAGCTGTGTTTCATTAAATTCCTGTGGCATTTTAATGACAAAGACCCGCAGGAGATCAGCAAGTCAGAAATCTGCGATTATATTCATCAATTGATAAAGGAGAAAAACATATCAGAATCTGCGCAAAATCAGATGATTAATGCCATCAAATGTTATTATGAAAATGTGCTGAACCGGCCACGGGAGTTGTACGATATCACCCGGCCAAAGAAGCAGCAAAGTTTGCCCCAGGTATTATCGGCAGGAGAGGTTAGAAAAATATTGGAAGCAGTCCCTAATCTAAAACACCGGACGATATTAATGGCGGTGTATTCGGGCGGATTACGATTAGTGCGCTGGGAACTAAATATCTAA
- a CDS encoding tyrosine-type recombinase/integrase: MRLRVADVMESQQEIFIKGGKNKKDRYTLLSKQFITILKQYLKTYDPKYWLFEGQTGGQYSASSVQSIFRAAAAKANVGEFATLHTLRHSFATHLLEAGVDIRYIQELLGHSHIDTTVIYTHVAQNRLSSIISPLDQISVKPVYPQ, encoded by the coding sequence TTGCGATTGCGGGTAGCGGATGTAATGGAAAGCCAGCAAGAGATATTTATAAAAGGAGGTAAAAATAAAAAAGATCGCTACACCTTGTTGTCTAAACAATTTATCACTATTTTGAAGCAGTATCTTAAAACTTACGATCCAAAGTACTGGCTATTTGAGGGGCAGACGGGTGGTCAATACAGTGCGAGTAGTGTGCAGAGCATATTTCGGGCAGCTGCTGCGAAGGCGAATGTTGGTGAATTTGCAACGCTTCACACCCTTCGACATTCATTTGCGACGCATTTGTTGGAGGCAGGGGTTGATATCAGATACATTCAAGAATTGCTGGGGCATAGTCATATTGATACGACGGTTATATATACGCATGTAGCTCAAAATAGGTTGAGTTCGATCATAAGTCCGTTGGATCAAATAAGTGTAAAACCGGTATATCCACAATAG
- a CDS encoding restriction endonuclease yields the protein MHDDIKKYKVFNQSPVDWQDLQIKTSQILSDIGYACEIEKNIETVRGIVNVDVYAENKSTQPNQVLIAECKNWNNNIPKSVVHSFRTVISDSGANFGLIVSKIGFQEGAKEAAKKSNILLFSWEEFQEYFKLEWMKSMIMNVHRVGKPLWDFTDYMGDFYDKEFEQLEPSKKNKFIELKRKYSEFAFYSHKDFYLNYFTGEIEHLDKAIESREDKLPIEIKCYSDYFYFIRDYCKEGLDAIDEVFGKKVRK from the coding sequence ATGCACGATGATATAAAGAAATATAAAGTATTTAATCAATCGCCAGTTGATTGGCAAGACCTCCAAATTAAAACATCTCAAATTTTATCTGACATAGGATATGCATGCGAAATTGAAAAAAATATTGAAACAGTAAGAGGAATTGTAAATGTTGATGTTTATGCTGAAAATAAATCAACTCAGCCAAATCAAGTCCTAATTGCAGAATGTAAAAATTGGAATAATAATATTCCTAAGAGTGTAGTACATTCTTTTAGAACAGTAATTAGTGACTCAGGAGCTAACTTTGGATTAATAGTATCAAAAATTGGGTTTCAAGAAGGTGCTAAAGAAGCTGCCAAAAAATCAAATATACTATTGTTCTCTTGGGAAGAGTTTCAGGAATATTTCAAATTAGAGTGGATGAAATCAATGATAATGAATGTCCATAGAGTAGGTAAACCGCTATGGGATTTTACAGATTACATGGGAGACTTTTATGATAAGGAATTTGAACAACTTGAACCGAGTAAGAAAAATAAATTTATTGAATTGAAACGAAAATACTCTGAATTTGCTTTTTATAGCCACAAAGATTTCTACTTGAATTATTTTACAGGAGAAATTGAACATTTAGATAAAGCAATAGAATCAAGAGAAGATAAATTGCCAATAGAAATAAAGTGTTACAGCGATTATTTCTATTTCATAAGAGACTATTGCAAAGAAGGTTTAGATGCAATTGATGAAGTGTTTGGTAAAAAAGTAAGAAAATAG
- a CDS encoding T9SS type A sorting domain-containing protein, with translation MIVSTLDLLNTSDILIYPNPSKGAYHFKIDGTLFGTYRISIINNLGQTIRQGKVDKTGNTLEFQMNLSDIPSGTYIVQISSEKENQTKKIIKE, from the coding sequence ATGATAGTTTCAACCCTTGATTTGTTGAACACTTCCGACATTTTGATATACCCAAATCCAAGCAAAGGAGCCTACCATTTTAAGATTGACGGAACACTCTTTGGAACCTATCGAATATCCATAATCAATAATCTTGGGCAAACCATTCGGCAAGGGAAAGTAGATAAAACAGGAAACACCCTTGAATTTCAAATGAACCTTTCAGATATACCTAGTGGAACCTACATTGTGCAGATAAGCTCAGAGAAAGAAAATCAAACGAAAAAAATAATAAAGGAATAA
- a CDS encoding ATP-grasp domain-containing protein, with amino-acid sequence MRMIFCDSGFSPKEVDYMYAEEYKSAKQKFIQTSLISFEELKRGDVDSSLKRVRPCEGKEIGIYRGWMLKPSQYETLYDSLLERNIELINNPIEYRFCHYLPESYEAIKEFTPKTTFKELKSEFRIDDFKNEINVFGDKPIVIKDYVKSQKHYWNEACFIPIASDEEKSNSIISRFIELQDSDLNEGLVFREYVELEELTNHSESGMPLTKEFRVFIKNGEVMSIFKYWDEGDYQNVEPVIENFEEVIPKIKSNFFTMDIAKKKDGNWIIVELGDGQVAGLPDNADKDEFYEELKK; translated from the coding sequence ATGAGAATGATATTTTGCGATAGCGGATTCAGTCCAAAAGAAGTTGATTACATGTATGCAGAGGAATACAAATCTGCAAAGCAGAAATTTATCCAAACATCTTTAATCAGCTTTGAGGAATTGAAAAGAGGCGATGTAGATTCAAGCCTGAAAAGAGTGAGACCATGCGAAGGAAAGGAAATTGGAATTTATAGAGGTTGGATGTTGAAGCCAAGTCAATACGAAACACTTTATGATTCTTTGCTCGAAAGAAATATAGAATTAATCAATAACCCAATTGAATACAGATTTTGCCATTATCTGCCTGAAAGTTACGAAGCGATTAAAGAATTTACGCCAAAAACGACATTCAAAGAATTGAAATCTGAATTTAGAATTGATGATTTTAAAAATGAAATTAATGTATTTGGAGATAAACCAATAGTAATTAAAGATTACGTAAAATCGCAAAAACATTATTGGAATGAAGCCTGTTTTATTCCGATTGCATCTGATGAAGAAAAATCTAATTCAATAATCAGCAGATTTATTGAGTTACAAGATTCGGATTTAAACGAAGGTTTAGTTTTTAGAGAATACGTAGAATTAGAAGAATTGACAAATCATTCAGAGAGTGGTATGCCCTTAACAAAAGAGTTTAGAGTATTCATAAAGAACGGAGAAGTAATGAGTATTTTTAAATATTGGGATGAAGGTGATTACCAAAACGTTGAACCTGTAATTGAGAATTTTGAAGAGGTAATTCCTAAAATAAAAAGTAATTTTTTCACAATGGACATTGCCAAGAAGAAAGATGGAAATTGGATAATAGTGGAATTGGGAGACGGACAGGTTGCGGGATTACCTGACAATGCTGACAAAGATGAATTTTACGAAGAATTGAAAAAATAA
- a CDS encoding IS630 family transposase: MLTLHISETDIEVLKYERYTYPSTKVQKRMQVLYIRSQTNLTNSLIAQIVGLHRDTVTEYVKRYNQGGLASVYAVGYGTNESKLEEHSQSLLSYFEDHPPHSINEAREKIKELTGIQRSPTQIRSWLKRHGLRYRKAGQIPGKADQVQQAQYLQTVLNPLIEKAQAEEIHLLFMDAAHFVMGVFLCCLWSAKRVFIKSSSGRKRYNVLGAVDAITKQVHTWTNESYINSNSIVDFFINCVFTTMT; encoded by the coding sequence ATGCTTACCCTCCACATCAGCGAAACTGATATAGAAGTACTAAAATATGAAAGATATACTTATCCCAGTACAAAAGTTCAAAAACGAATGCAGGTTTTATATATCAGAAGTCAAACGAATTTAACGAATAGCCTAATTGCCCAAATAGTAGGATTACATCGGGATACGGTGACCGAGTATGTGAAGAGGTATAACCAAGGCGGCTTAGCCAGTGTTTATGCAGTAGGTTATGGGACCAATGAGAGTAAATTAGAAGAACATTCTCAAAGTTTGTTATCCTACTTTGAGGACCATCCTCCTCATAGCATAAATGAAGCAAGGGAAAAGATAAAGGAGCTAACGGGCATACAAAGAAGCCCTACTCAAATCCGTTCCTGGCTTAAGAGGCATGGTTTAAGGTATCGAAAAGCAGGTCAAATTCCTGGCAAGGCAGATCAAGTCCAACAAGCTCAATATTTACAAACAGTGCTTAATCCGCTTATTGAAAAAGCACAAGCAGAAGAAATTCACCTTCTTTTTATGGATGCTGCTCATTTTGTGATGGGGGTATTTTTATGTTGCCTATGGTCGGCTAAGCGGGTATTTATTAAGAGTTCTTCCGGCCGTAAACGTTATAATGTACTAGGTGCTGTAGATGCCATCACCAAACAGGTACATACTTGGACAAATGAATCTTACATTAACAGCAATAGTATAGTTGATTTTTTCATCAACTGCGTATTTACTACTATGACATGA
- the ltrA gene encoding group II intron reverse transcriptase/maturase: MRWDSVVYSVKSIQSRIVKAVRVGRWNKVKVLQGILRHSYAARLLAIRRVTENSGKRTAGIDKQLWDTPEAKFKAVNQLQQLGYQPLAVRRIKIPKSNGKWRPLGIPTMKDRTMQALHLLALDPISESLADPNSYGFRPHRSCADAIARCFSILAKPRAPVWILEGDISGCFDNISHGWLEKHIPSDKKILHKWLKAGYVEKEELFPSEKGTPQGSVVSPTMANMTLDGMEMAIDKAAKVKHWGRNLPKRRINPNHIHLVRYADDFIVTCTDRNMLEQLIQPAIEEFLSERGLSLSAEKTFITHIEKGFDFLGQNIKKYNGKLLIKPAKKNVKVFLDKVRVAIKEHRSAPAISVLQKLAPMIRGWAMYHRHIVAKQTFSKVDHEVWRMLWNWACRRHGNKSRMWIKQRYFMRYKGQDWTFAAKDKDGNLETIFASSVKIQRHPKIRATANPYDEKDEAYFEQRIENQMFNKLEGKQMLRYLYERQKGCCVVCGCKITNETGWNAHHVIPKYLGGNWRGDNLILLHPVCHIQVHQNESVAAALTLSVTGA; encoded by the coding sequence ATCCGCTGGGATAGCGTGGTGTACTCCGTAAAATCCATTCAGTCACGTATCGTAAAAGCAGTCAGAGTAGGTCGTTGGAATAAAGTCAAAGTACTGCAAGGTATATTGAGACATTCCTACGCTGCTCGTCTTCTGGCAATCAGAAGAGTCACCGAAAACAGCGGTAAAAGAACCGCTGGTATTGATAAACAATTATGGGACACCCCCGAAGCTAAATTTAAGGCAGTAAATCAATTGCAACAACTAGGCTATCAACCATTAGCTGTTAGACGGATTAAAATTCCAAAAAGTAATGGGAAATGGCGTCCTCTGGGTATTCCCACGATGAAAGATAGAACTATGCAAGCTTTACACTTACTTGCATTAGACCCTATTTCTGAATCGCTAGCAGACCCTAATTCCTACGGCTTCCGCCCTCATCGTTCCTGTGCAGATGCAATAGCAAGGTGCTTTAGTATATTGGCTAAACCTAGAGCTCCTGTCTGGATTTTGGAGGGAGATATATCTGGCTGCTTTGACAATATTTCGCATGGCTGGTTAGAAAAACACATTCCAAGCGATAAGAAGATATTGCATAAATGGCTAAAGGCTGGGTATGTTGAAAAAGAGGAGTTATTCCCTAGTGAAAAGGGTACACCACAAGGTTCGGTCGTTTCTCCTACGATGGCCAATATGACGCTTGATGGAATGGAAATGGCAATTGATAAAGCTGCTAAAGTAAAACATTGGGGCAGAAATCTCCCCAAAAGGAGAATCAACCCCAATCATATTCACTTAGTTCGATATGCTGATGACTTCATAGTAACTTGCACTGATAGAAATATGCTCGAACAACTTATCCAACCTGCTATCGAAGAATTCTTATCAGAAAGGGGTTTGAGCCTATCAGCTGAAAAGACTTTTATTACGCATATCGAAAAAGGCTTCGATTTTCTAGGTCAAAATATCAAAAAGTATAATGGTAAACTGTTGATAAAACCAGCCAAAAAGAATGTAAAGGTGTTCCTAGATAAAGTTAGAGTAGCAATAAAGGAGCACAGATCGGCCCCTGCAATATCGGTACTGCAAAAACTAGCCCCAATGATTAGGGGATGGGCGATGTATCACCGACATATTGTAGCTAAACAAACCTTCAGCAAAGTGGACCATGAGGTTTGGAGAATGCTTTGGAATTGGGCTTGTCGCCGCCACGGCAACAAATCCCGTATGTGGATTAAGCAAAGGTATTTTATGCGCTATAAAGGGCAGGACTGGACTTTTGCTGCCAAAGATAAAGATGGTAATCTAGAAACCATTTTTGCTAGCAGTGTAAAAATTCAACGACACCCTAAAATCAGGGCTACGGCTAATCCTTATGATGAGAAGGACGAAGCTTACTTTGAGCAGCGTATCGAAAATCAAATGTTTAACAAACTAGAAGGGAAGCAAATGTTACGCTATCTTTATGAACGACAAAAAGGATGCTGTGTAGTATGTGGTTGTAAAATCACAAACGAAACAGGATGGAATGCTCACCATGTTATTCCTAAATACTTAGGTGGCAATTGGAGAGGAGATAACCTGATTTTACTACATCCCGTTTGTCATATTCAAGTTCATCAAAACGAATCGGTAGCTGCTGCGCTGACCTTAAGCGTTACAGGTGCTTGA